The following coding sequences lie in one Thermosulfuriphilus ammonigenes genomic window:
- the purD gene encoding phosphoribosylamine--glycine ligase, translating into MKVLVVGSGGREHALVWKLAQSPLVKKVFCAPGNAGIAKEAECLPVKATDISGLVSLAKRRRIDLTVVGPEQPLSEGIVDAFRKAGLPIFGPSKQAAQIEASKVFAKELMKKHGIPTAEFVVFDDLQKAHAYLEEKGAPIVVKAEGLAAGKGVIVCRSLKEAHQAVDLIMKEKVFGDAGRRIVIEECLEGEEASFMVITDGQTIYPLPSSQDHKPLLDGDQGPNTGGMGAYSPAPVVDEAMERRIMEEIMRPAVQAMAEEGIPYQGVLYAGLMITPQGPKVLEFNCRFGDPECQPLMMRLKGDLAEAMVAAMEGRLKDVSLSWDERPAVCVVMASQGYPGKYETGKVIKGLTAAERMKDVKVFHAGTARKGRQFVTAGGRVLGVTALGEDIAEAISRAYRAVEKISWDGCYFRRDIGFRALKRLSPPRVGIVLGSKSDLPVIEGAQKTLEELGISYEVVIASAHRTPERVREYAIEASRRGLKVIIAVAGLAAHLPGVLASQTELPVIGVPVAAALGGLDALLSIVQMPKGIPVATMAIGKAGAINAAVMAAKILALGDPQVAERLRRYRAKLAEA; encoded by the coding sequence ATGAAGGTTTTGGTGGTTGGTTCTGGAGGAAGAGAACATGCTCTGGTCTGGAAGCTGGCCCAGAGTCCGCTGGTAAAGAAGGTTTTCTGCGCCCCGGGAAATGCCGGCATCGCCAAGGAGGCTGAGTGCCTTCCGGTAAAGGCTACAGACATCTCTGGACTAGTTTCCCTGGCCAAAAGGCGACGGATAGACCTTACCGTAGTCGGTCCAGAACAGCCACTTTCCGAGGGCATCGTTGATGCCTTCCGCAAGGCCGGGCTCCCTATCTTTGGCCCCTCCAAACAGGCGGCCCAAATTGAGGCAAGCAAGGTCTTCGCCAAAGAGTTAATGAAAAAACACGGCATTCCCACCGCCGAGTTTGTCGTCTTTGATGATCTCCAAAAAGCCCATGCTTACCTAGAGGAAAAAGGAGCCCCTATAGTAGTCAAGGCCGAGGGGCTGGCCGCCGGCAAGGGGGTCATTGTCTGCCGGAGCCTTAAAGAGGCCCATCAGGCCGTGGATCTAATCATGAAAGAGAAGGTCTTTGGGGATGCCGGCCGGCGAATCGTCATTGAAGAGTGCCTCGAGGGAGAGGAGGCCTCCTTTATGGTCATCACTGACGGCCAGACCATCTATCCTCTGCCATCCAGCCAGGATCACAAGCCTCTCCTGGACGGCGACCAGGGGCCTAATACCGGAGGCATGGGGGCCTATTCTCCAGCCCCGGTGGTAGATGAGGCCATGGAGCGACGCATTATGGAGGAGATAATGCGACCGGCCGTCCAGGCCATGGCCGAGGAAGGTATCCCCTATCAGGGGGTCCTCTACGCCGGATTGATGATCACCCCTCAGGGGCCCAAGGTACTGGAGTTTAATTGTCGCTTTGGAGATCCGGAGTGTCAGCCTCTGATGATGCGACTGAAAGGAGATCTGGCCGAGGCCATGGTAGCCGCCATGGAGGGCCGACTCAAAGACGTAAGTCTCTCCTGGGATGAGAGACCGGCGGTTTGCGTGGTTATGGCCAGCCAGGGATATCCGGGAAAATACGAAACCGGTAAGGTCATAAAGGGGCTGACGGCCGCCGAAAGGATGAAAGATGTCAAGGTCTTCCATGCCGGAACCGCCCGTAAAGGGCGCCAGTTTGTCACCGCTGGTGGCCGGGTTCTAGGGGTAACCGCCCTCGGAGAAGACATCGCTGAGGCCATCTCCCGAGCCTATCGGGCCGTAGAGAAAATCTCCTGGGATGGATGTTACTTCCGACGGGATATCGGCTTCCGGGCTCTGAAACGCCTTTCTCCCCCCAGGGTAGGCATAGTTTTGGGGAGCAAGAGCGACCTTCCAGTGATTGAAGGGGCCCAAAAGACCTTGGAGGAGCTGGGCATCAGCTACGAGGTAGTGATAGCCTCGGCCCATAGAACCCCAGAGAGGGTTCGGGAATACGCTATTGAGGCGTCTCGGCGAGGCCTCAAGGTGATCATCGCTGTGGCTGGCCTGGCCGCACACCTCCCCGGGGTTCTGGCCTCCCAGACAGAGCTTCCGGTAATTGGGGTTCCGGTGGCCGCGGCTCTGGGGGGGCTTGACGCCCTGCTTTCTATCGTCCAGATGCCCAAGGGAATTCCCGTAGCCACCATGGCCATTGGCAAGGCCGGGGCCATAAATGCCGCGGTCATGGCTGCCAAGATTCTGGCCCTCGGCGATCCCCAGGTGGCCGAAAGGCTACGTCGCTATCGAGCCAAGCTGGCCGAGGCCTGA
- a CDS encoding L-threonylcarbamoyladenylate synthase — translation MALRLSLNPQSPEPQVLKRAKELLEAGEIVAYPTETFYGLGVRALKEEALRKLVCLKGRPEKKPFPLIIPDLSWAERLWEEVSPPLKRLMECFWPGPLTLVARAKEGLPPEITGPEGTVALRISSHPVAQALAETLGEPITATSANPSGAPPPRLAQEVEAFFGRSLALILDAGETRGGPASTLALVEGEKVTILRQGPISINELMACLK, via the coding sequence ATGGCCCTGCGCCTTAGCCTGAACCCTCAAAGTCCAGAGCCACAGGTCCTTAAAAGGGCCAAAGAGCTCCTTGAGGCCGGAGAAATTGTAGCCTACCCCACCGAGACCTTCTATGGTTTGGGGGTAAGAGCCCTTAAGGAGGAGGCCCTGAGAAAACTTGTCTGCCTTAAAGGACGGCCAGAGAAGAAACCGTTTCCTCTGATTATCCCTGACCTCTCCTGGGCAGAGCGCCTTTGGGAGGAGGTCTCTCCCCCCTTGAAACGGCTTATGGAGTGCTTCTGGCCTGGCCCCCTGACCTTAGTAGCCCGAGCCAAAGAGGGACTTCCCCCAGAGATAACCGGGCCCGAGGGGACGGTGGCCTTAAGGATCTCTAGCCACCCTGTAGCTCAAGCCCTGGCAGAGACCCTGGGGGAGCCGATTACCGCCACCAGCGCCAACCCTTCAGGGGCACCGCCGCCTCGGCTGGCCCAGGAGGTGGAAGCCTTCTTTGGCCGGAGTTTGGCCCTTATTCTTGACGCCGGGGAGACACGAGGGGGCCCGGCCTCCACCCTGGCCCTGGTAGAAGGGGAAAAGGTTACCATCCTTCGCCAGGGCCCCATCTCCATAAACGAACTCATGGCCTGCCTAAAGTAA
- the nrdD gene encoding anaerobic ribonucleoside-triphosphate reductase — translation MTATVFELKRKEVATDATDVALFVRTSDEDMEGWNREKIVSALLRETLIDRDTAEAVAREVEETIRKSNIKMITAPLIRELVNARLIERGLEDVRRRHTRLGAPIYDVECLLVQPNKENANVPHGPEATNLTLAEWIKKEYALLRVFPTEVADAHMRGDIHLHDLGFIDRPYCSGQSLEYIKKFGLNLPHSLAMAKPAKHPEVLLAHMVKFSAALQCHFAGAIGWDAVNLFFAPYLEGRSDAEVKQLAQMLVFEYSQQAVARGGQAIFSDINLYWEVPKHFENVPAIGPGGKYTGKTYGEYLPEAQRFIWAIFDVYREGDGAGRPFFFPKPLVHITEKFFHTPGWERFLRHICEVAAEKGNTYFVFDRGETAKISECCRLSFKLEEQDLADANTPWKMRYSALQNVTLNLPRIAYEARGDDTKLFSLLTERMLLAAKAHREKKAFIEKLLSYGNTGPLAMLNMDLDGEPYLRLHRATYLIGMVGLNEMVQYHLGEELHESSQAFKFGLKIIAHMNLVARKLSREYGMRFVLEQTPAESTAYRFARLDLKEFSETERVVKGNLAKGEVYYTNSTLFNVGAPVSPIDRIRYEGLFHPLIEAGAISHIWLGEARPDPGALCDLVVKIFRHTQNDQVAFSPEFTHCLDCGRTTRGLHQSCPYCQSTNVDGITRITGYFTRISSWNKGKRGELSDRFRNSGYF, via the coding sequence ATGACGGCAACCGTCTTTGAACTCAAGAGGAAGGAAGTTGCTACTGACGCCACTGATGTAGCCCTTTTCGTCCGAACCTCGGACGAAGACATGGAGGGCTGGAATCGAGAAAAAATAGTCTCTGCCCTTCTCCGGGAGACCCTTATCGACCGGGACACTGCAGAGGCTGTCGCCCGGGAGGTAGAGGAGACCATTCGCAAATCAAATATCAAGATGATCACGGCCCCCCTTATCCGGGAGCTGGTTAACGCCAGGTTAATTGAACGGGGGCTGGAGGATGTCCGCCGGCGGCACACCCGTTTGGGAGCCCCCATCTATGACGTGGAGTGTCTTCTTGTTCAGCCCAATAAGGAAAATGCCAATGTCCCTCACGGGCCAGAGGCCACCAACCTGACCTTGGCCGAGTGGATCAAAAAGGAATACGCCCTCCTTAGGGTCTTTCCCACCGAGGTGGCTGATGCCCATATGCGGGGAGATATTCACCTCCATGATCTGGGTTTTATTGATCGGCCCTATTGTTCTGGGCAGTCCCTGGAATACATCAAAAAGTTTGGTCTTAACCTGCCCCACTCCCTGGCCATGGCCAAACCGGCCAAGCACCCGGAGGTTCTTCTAGCCCATATGGTCAAGTTTTCAGCCGCCCTTCAGTGTCACTTTGCTGGGGCCATAGGCTGGGATGCAGTCAACCTCTTCTTTGCCCCCTATCTGGAGGGCCGTTCTGATGCCGAAGTAAAACAGTTGGCCCAGATGCTCGTCTTTGAATACAGCCAGCAGGCTGTAGCCCGAGGAGGACAGGCCATCTTCTCCGACATCAATCTTTACTGGGAGGTTCCCAAGCATTTTGAAAATGTCCCGGCCATCGGTCCTGGCGGAAAATATACCGGTAAGACCTACGGCGAGTATCTACCCGAGGCCCAGCGGTTCATCTGGGCCATCTTTGACGTCTATCGAGAAGGAGACGGGGCCGGTCGTCCCTTCTTCTTCCCCAAACCCCTGGTCCATATTACCGAAAAGTTCTTTCACACCCCGGGCTGGGAGAGGTTTCTCCGCCATATCTGTGAGGTAGCGGCCGAGAAGGGCAATACCTATTTTGTCTTTGATCGAGGCGAGACGGCCAAGATCTCCGAGTGCTGCCGGCTCTCCTTCAAACTGGAGGAGCAGGACCTCGCTGACGCTAACACCCCCTGGAAGATGCGCTACTCAGCCCTCCAAAATGTAACCCTTAACCTACCGCGGATAGCTTACGAGGCCCGGGGAGACGACACAAAGCTCTTTTCCCTCCTCACCGAAAGAATGCTCCTGGCCGCCAAGGCCCACCGGGAAAAGAAGGCCTTTATAGAAAAGCTTCTCTCATACGGCAACACCGGCCCCTTAGCCATGCTCAACATGGATCTTGACGGCGAACCATACCTGCGCCTTCATCGAGCCACCTATCTCATTGGCATGGTGGGCCTTAACGAAATGGTTCAATACCACCTAGGTGAAGAGCTCCACGAATCCTCTCAGGCCTTTAAGTTCGGCCTTAAGATTATCGCCCACATGAATCTGGTGGCTCGTAAGCTCTCCAGAGAGTACGGAATGCGCTTTGTCTTAGAGCAAACCCCGGCAGAGTCTACCGCCTATCGCTTTGCCAGGCTGGATCTTAAAGAGTTCTCCGAGACCGAAAGGGTGGTCAAAGGTAATTTGGCCAAGGGCGAAGTTTATTACACCAACTCCACCCTCTTTAACGTCGGGGCTCCAGTCTCCCCCATTGACCGTATCCGCTACGAGGGTCTCTTCCACCCTCTTATTGAAGCTGGAGCCATCAGCCATATCTGGCTAGGGGAGGCCCGGCCAGATCCGGGGGCCCTCTGTGATTTGGTGGTCAAGATCTTTCGTCACACCCAGAATGATCAGGTGGCCTTCAGTCCAGAGTTTACCCATTGCCTGGATTGTGGCCGGACTACCCGGGGGCTCCACCAAAGCTGCCCTTATTGCCAAAGCACCAATGTCGATGGCATCACCCGAATCACCGGGTATTTCACCAGGATCTCCTCCTGGAACAAGGGCAAACGGGGAGAGCTTTCAGATCGTTTTCGCAATTCAGGGTATTTCTAA
- a CDS encoding NifU family protein, which yields MKEAVQAALDKVRPMLQADGGDVELVEITDDGVVKVRLVGTCKGCPMSQMTLKAGIERFLKKEVPEVKLVEAV from the coding sequence ATGAAAGAAGCAGTTCAGGCCGCTCTCGATAAAGTTCGCCCCATGCTTCAGGCCGACGGCGGAGATGTCGAATTGGTGGAGATCACCGACGATGGAGTGGTCAAGGTCCGTCTGGTGGGCACCTGCAAGGGATGCCCCATGTCCCAAATGACCCTCAAGGCTGGAATTGAACGTTTTCTGAAGAAGGAGGTCCCGGAAGTTAAGCTGGTTGAGGCGGTTTAG
- a CDS encoding 23S rRNA (pseudouridine(1915)-N(3))-methyltransferase RlmH, giving the protein MKLPLKITLLVVGKPKKSFVREGVEIYLQRLKHYLVGVEVVAVKDSGLRNLGEALREEGRRLLKIIPPEAHVIVLDERGQEVSSVEFSAMLRQLAEEGKRHIFFVIGGAYGLAPEVKKRARQTLALSRLTLPHDLALLLVTEQIYRAMTIISGEGYHH; this is encoded by the coding sequence ATGAAATTACCCCTTAAGATCACCCTTTTGGTAGTAGGCAAACCCAAGAAGAGTTTTGTTCGGGAGGGGGTGGAGATCTATCTCCAGCGCCTCAAACACTATCTGGTCGGGGTCGAGGTTGTTGCGGTGAAAGATTCCGGTTTGCGAAATCTAGGGGAGGCTCTACGAGAAGAGGGACGGCGGCTACTGAAGATAATTCCTCCTGAGGCCCACGTGATTGTCCTTGACGAAAGGGGTCAGGAGGTTAGCTCGGTGGAGTTTAGCGCCATGCTTCGTCAGTTAGCCGAAGAAGGAAAGAGGCACATTTTTTTTGTAATTGGCGGTGCCTATGGGCTTGCGCCCGAGGTCAAAAAAAGGGCCAGGCAGACCCTGGCCCTTTCGCGTCTTACCCTGCCCCATGATCTGGCCCTTTTGCTGGTTACCGAACAGATCTACCGGGCCATGACCATTATCTCCGGAGAGGGGTATCACCACTAA
- the selA gene encoding L-seryl-tRNA(Sec) selenium transferase, with product MEDKASRQALLRAIPQTGEMIETIKSRLPGLPHQMVADCVRQVLEAERRRLLKEDSPHPLGREALLEKALAEIQRRLSPSLRPVVNATGVVVHTNLGRSCLPKEAIEEILSVADRYSNLEFNLETGKRGSRYSHVEALLCELTGAEAALVVNNNAAAVLITLETLARGKEVIVSRGELVEIGGSFRIPDVMARSGAILREVGTTNRTHLRDYQAAIGPETALLMKVHRSNFQVVGFTKEVSSQELAQLAHEHGLAAVEDLGSGCFVDLSPYGLPGEPTVQEVLRAGVDIVTFSGDKLMGGPQAGLILGRAELVERIKKNPINRAVRIDKLTLAALEATLRLYRDQQRALEAIPTLRLLTMTEEEVARRARRLLRHLRRQKLPQVELGLTKVFSQVGGGALPLANLPSVAISVRPRRKSVVALEEALRRLDYPIVARIEEETLLLDVRTIKDEEFSLVSKGLREALETA from the coding sequence ATGGAAGATAAGGCCTCCAGACAGGCCCTTCTACGGGCTATTCCCCAAACGGGGGAAATGATCGAAACCATAAAATCTCGCCTTCCGGGCCTCCCCCATCAGATGGTGGCTGATTGTGTCCGTCAGGTCTTAGAGGCTGAGAGAAGACGACTCCTCAAAGAGGACTCACCTCATCCCTTAGGGCGAGAGGCCTTGCTTGAGAAGGCCCTGGCGGAAATCCAGCGTCGCCTCTCTCCCAGCCTGAGACCAGTAGTCAATGCCACTGGGGTGGTTGTTCATACCAATCTGGGCCGTTCCTGTCTGCCCAAGGAGGCCATTGAAGAGATCCTCTCGGTAGCCGACCGCTACTCTAATCTGGAATTCAACCTGGAGACAGGGAAGCGTGGTTCCCGATATTCTCATGTGGAGGCCCTTCTTTGCGAACTTACAGGGGCCGAGGCCGCCCTGGTGGTCAACAACAACGCGGCGGCTGTACTGATCACCCTTGAGACTTTAGCCCGAGGCAAGGAGGTAATCGTTTCTCGGGGAGAACTGGTGGAGATTGGAGGATCTTTTCGGATCCCTGATGTTATGGCCCGCTCCGGGGCCATTCTTCGGGAGGTAGGGACCACCAATCGGACCCATCTGCGGGACTATCAAGCGGCCATCGGTCCGGAGACGGCCCTTCTGATGAAGGTCCATCGAAGCAACTTTCAGGTGGTGGGTTTTACCAAGGAGGTTAGCAGTCAGGAGTTGGCCCAGTTGGCCCACGAGCACGGCCTGGCCGCCGTGGAAGACCTGGGAAGTGGCTGTTTCGTTGATCTCTCTCCCTACGGACTTCCTGGAGAGCCCACTGTCCAAGAGGTCTTAAGGGCCGGGGTAGATATAGTTACCTTCTCCGGAGACAAACTCATGGGCGGTCCACAAGCCGGCCTCATCCTTGGTCGGGCTGAACTGGTGGAGCGGATCAAGAAGAACCCCATCAATCGGGCTGTCCGGATAGATAAGCTCACACTGGCCGCCCTTGAAGCCACCCTGAGGCTCTACCGAGACCAACAACGGGCCCTTGAGGCCATTCCCACCCTTCGATTACTAACCATGACTGAGGAAGAAGTCGCCCGCCGGGCCCGGCGACTTCTGAGGCATCTCAGACGCCAAAAACTCCCTCAGGTGGAGCTGGGGCTCACCAAGGTTTTTTCTCAAGTTGGTGGTGGAGCCCTGCCTTTGGCCAATCTGCCCTCTGTGGCCATCTCCGTTCGTCCCCGGAGAAAATCCGTTGTCGCCCTCGAAGAAGCTTTAAGAAGACTCGATTATCCCATTGTCGCCCGGATAGAGGAAGAAACCCTTCTTCTGGATGTTCGGACCATCAAAGATGAGGAGTTTTCCCTTGTCAGCAAAGGTCTCCGAGAGGCCCTTGAAACCGCTTGA
- a CDS encoding tetratricopeptide repeat protein, translated as MSAKVSERPLKPLDLQRLKRPINESLKGVLPAQEVVFFPLEKKKDFSFDPLTKEAWIPLSLDGVFLGTLYLRKIDPGVLGPELKRWAPLMAHLLWDRTWVLRKSLLDEDGLPNLSFLEMELKGEGRKLELLIYPAGLSPPREPCFYVFNHLRATVGEGLNDVAEELAGLLWRKGLRGPIIYVQKPAPELVTEALLLLDLARILGFTFLKDRTAEEFLQRFGLKGFSPPRKPLPREGTILVSSDPLPQGVYPLFEGQTKIGLSSLRPEEILSDRPKGTLGLVRIGEPLSPTRSLIGAIFAFEHARLLGPEKTVVFDDLSCQVGGDVYLSLGDRGGAIWAYREALRINPRNADAANSLATVLAEVGRPRAAARVFKKALKIRPDDHLLHYNLGLLYMGLGRNKEAIDHLERALTLNRDNPQILLALARCLLREKRYHEAAERLEAVAEEAKGLKGYWGLLGESLFLAGRLKEAAKALGEAVRQRPEDARSLSYLGLVFIETEGDPEIGLSLCRQALELRPKSSVVQRNYQAALELVRQEGLPEELVE; from the coding sequence TTGTCAGCAAAGGTCTCCGAGAGGCCCTTGAAACCGCTTGATCTCCAGAGGTTGAAACGCCCCATAAACGAATCTTTAAAGGGGGTCCTTCCGGCCCAGGAAGTGGTATTCTTTCCCCTTGAAAAAAAGAAAGATTTTTCCTTCGACCCCCTGACCAAGGAGGCCTGGATTCCCCTTTCTCTCGATGGTGTTTTTCTGGGTACCCTTTATCTGCGAAAGATAGACCCTGGTGTTTTGGGGCCAGAACTTAAGAGATGGGCCCCCCTTATGGCCCATCTTCTCTGGGACAGGACCTGGGTGCTTCGAAAAAGCCTTTTAGATGAAGACGGGCTCCCTAATCTTTCCTTCCTCGAAATGGAGTTAAAAGGTGAGGGCAGGAAGCTAGAGCTTCTTATCTACCCGGCGGGACTTTCTCCGCCCCGAGAGCCTTGCTTCTATGTTTTTAACCATCTCCGGGCTACAGTAGGAGAAGGCCTGAACGACGTGGCTGAAGAACTGGCTGGTCTTCTTTGGCGCAAGGGCCTACGAGGACCAATAATCTATGTCCAGAAGCCGGCCCCTGAACTGGTCACAGAGGCCCTTCTTCTCCTTGATCTGGCCAGAATCCTTGGCTTTACCTTTCTCAAAGACCGGACGGCTGAAGAGTTTCTTCAGCGCTTTGGGCTCAAGGGGTTCAGTCCCCCAAGGAAACCCTTGCCCCGAGAGGGGACCATCCTTGTCAGCAGCGATCCCTTGCCCCAAGGGGTCTATCCCCTGTTTGAAGGCCAAACCAAGATAGGTCTCTCTTCTCTTAGACCGGAGGAGATTCTCTCGGACAGGCCCAAAGGCACCCTTGGTCTTGTCCGAATAGGAGAACCGCTGTCCCCAACCCGTTCTCTAATTGGCGCCATTTTTGCTTTTGAACATGCCCGGCTTCTTGGCCCCGAGAAGACAGTTGTCTTTGATGATCTTTCCTGTCAGGTAGGCGGTGACGTCTATCTCTCCCTGGGAGACCGAGGGGGAGCCATCTGGGCCTATCGAGAGGCCTTGAGGATCAACCCCCGCAACGCCGATGCAGCCAATTCTCTGGCCACGGTTTTGGCTGAGGTGGGGCGCCCGAGGGCGGCGGCCAGAGTCTTTAAAAAGGCCCTCAAGATTCGACCGGATGATCACCTTCTTCACTATAATCTGGGGCTTCTTTACATGGGCCTTGGCCGAAACAAGGAGGCCATTGACCATCTGGAAAGGGCCCTAACCCTTAACAGGGACAACCCCCAGATCCTCCTCGCCTTAGCCCGCTGCCTCTTGAGAGAGAAGCGATACCATGAGGCAGCGGAACGGCTTGAAGCAGTGGCCGAAGAGGCCAAAGGCCTCAAAGGTTACTGGGGGCTTCTGGGAGAAAGTCTCTTTCTCGCTGGTCGGCTTAAGGAGGCGGCCAAGGCCCTGGGTGAGGCCGTTCGCCAAAGACCTGAAGACGCCCGTTCTCTAAGTTACCTGGGCCTTGTTTTTATAGAGACTGAAGGCGACCCGGAGATAGGTCTCTCCCTCTGTCGGCAGGCCCTTGAACTCAGGCCGAAAAGTTCTGTGGTTCAACGGAATTATCAGGCAGCTCTTGAGCTTGTCCGTCAGGAGGGCCTTCCCGAAGAGCTTGTTGAATAA
- a CDS encoding ATP-binding protein — MLFKKANTANHVVSPAEAYDHQENSLGLFKVLLESIPGGVILISPDRTIIYWNQLAEKIVGYSSQEALGKRCFEILQSQACQVCRLFDRPSPPPVVGQECVLKAKSGHKIYVLKNASVLTDFQGQPVGALEIFIDITAKKIAEERLVQLERLKALGELAAGVAHDLNNVLTVIEGNITLAKRECPLEVTRRLEVIEKAARDGAEIVQRIKQFARLGQAREVYPVAINEVVLDAIKMTRPRWKTAAQSEGINYEVRTNLKSRSFVLGNASQIREILTNLIINALDAMPQGGVLDIHTEDLKSMVRLTVRDTGCGIPPEIMGHIFSPFFSTKGEKSSGLGLSICYSLVKQFGGDIEVESLPGKGAKFIITLPKAKDPSLEAEKEPEVKEAEMTARILVVEDDPFVRDLLAEILQGAGHHIELASDGQSALKKFSPGLYDIVLTDQSMPGISGQRLSATLKGLDPEITVILITGWQNSSAEELRQSGVDYFLAKPFKVEQVLSLIQQALREGPPDGQAQELPDNSVEPQNFSA, encoded by the coding sequence GTGTTATTTAAGAAGGCAAATACGGCAAACCATGTAGTTTCCCCGGCTGAGGCCTATGATCACCAAGAGAATTCTTTGGGATTATTTAAGGTCCTCTTGGAGAGTATTCCTGGAGGGGTCATTCTCATTAGCCCTGACCGAACAATTATTTACTGGAATCAACTAGCCGAGAAGATCGTTGGTTATTCCTCTCAGGAGGCACTTGGGAAACGGTGTTTTGAAATCCTCCAGAGTCAGGCCTGTCAGGTCTGCCGCTTATTTGATCGGCCTTCTCCGCCTCCGGTGGTGGGTCAGGAATGTGTCCTTAAGGCCAAGTCCGGTCATAAGATCTATGTCTTAAAGAATGCCTCGGTACTTACCGACTTTCAGGGACAGCCGGTAGGGGCCCTGGAGATCTTTATCGATATTACGGCCAAAAAGATAGCTGAGGAGCGCCTCGTCCAGCTAGAAAGGCTCAAGGCCTTGGGAGAGTTGGCCGCCGGGGTGGCTCACGATCTTAACAACGTCCTTACAGTGATCGAGGGTAATATTACCCTGGCCAAAAGGGAGTGTCCTTTAGAGGTTACCCGCCGTCTGGAAGTCATTGAAAAAGCAGCCCGCGATGGGGCGGAGATCGTTCAGAGGATCAAACAGTTCGCCCGCCTGGGACAGGCCAGAGAGGTATATCCGGTGGCTATAAATGAGGTTGTCCTGGACGCCATCAAAATGACCAGGCCTCGCTGGAAAACGGCGGCCCAGAGCGAAGGCATTAACTACGAGGTGAGGACTAACCTGAAATCACGTTCCTTTGTCTTGGGGAACGCCTCTCAGATTCGGGAGATCCTCACCAACCTGATTATCAACGCTTTGGACGCTATGCCCCAGGGAGGAGTCCTTGATATCCACACAGAAGATCTGAAGTCAATGGTAAGATTGACGGTGAGAGACACCGGTTGCGGAATTCCCCCGGAGATTATGGGGCATATCTTCAGTCCCTTTTTTTCAACCAAGGGTGAGAAGAGTTCCGGGTTGGGGCTTTCCATCTGTTACAGTCTGGTCAAGCAGTTTGGCGGAGACATTGAGGTGGAAAGCCTCCCAGGTAAAGGAGCCAAGTTTATTATTACTCTCCCCAAGGCCAAAGATCCCTCCCTTGAGGCCGAAAAGGAGCCAGAGGTAAAGGAGGCAGAGATGACGGCCAGAATCCTGGTAGTAGAGGATGACCCTTTTGTGCGCGATCTTTTAGCCGAGATTCTTCAGGGGGCTGGACACCACATAGAACTGGCCTCCGATGGCCAAAGTGCCCTTAAGAAGTTTAGTCCCGGGCTTTACGACATCGTCCTCACCGATCAGAGCATGCCCGGGATAAGTGGTCAGAGACTCTCGGCTACTTTAAAGGGGCTTGATCCAGAGATTACGGTCATCCTCATTACCGGCTGGCAAAACTCCTCGGCTGAAGAGCTTCGCCAAAGTGGGGTGGATTATTTCTTGGCTAAACCCTTTAAGGTGGAACAGGTCCTTTCTCTTATTCAACAAGCTCTTCGGGAAGGCCCTCCTGACGGACAAGCTCAAGAGCTGCCTGATAATTCCGTTGAACCACAGAACTTTTCGGCCTGA
- a CDS encoding MBL fold metallo-hydrolase — MEVTILGSGTGIPSLKRAHPSILVKSGSFKLLLDTGSGTLRRLLKADTEYYQIDLLFYSHFHPDHVADLVPFLFALRYWALPKRETPIHLVAGEGLSGLYLALNKAFGHWIEPPEGLLRFYELPSDTTTYLRPLPGIIVRTGPVNHNPESLAIRIETHGKVLVYSGDTDFSEDLVNLARGADMLICESSTPEGMKITGHLTPSLAGRIAQEARVKKLLLTHFYPPCEEADILESCGQEFSGEIILAQDLATYQL; from the coding sequence ATGGAAGTCACCATCCTCGGATCGGGCACCGGGATTCCCAGCCTTAAACGGGCCCATCCGTCTATTTTGGTAAAAAGTGGTTCTTTTAAACTCCTTCTAGATACAGGATCGGGCACCCTGCGTCGTCTTCTTAAAGCCGATACAGAATATTATCAAATAGATCTTCTTTTTTACAGTCATTTCCATCCAGATCATGTGGCTGATCTGGTACCCTTTCTCTTTGCTCTTCGCTATTGGGCCCTCCCCAAACGAGAGACCCCTATTCATCTAGTCGCCGGCGAGGGGCTCTCGGGCCTTTACCTGGCCTTAAACAAGGCCTTTGGTCACTGGATAGAGCCTCCGGAAGGGCTTCTGCGCTTTTACGAACTCCCCAGTGACACCACTACTTACCTACGTCCCCTGCCGGGAATCATCGTCAGAACCGGACCAGTCAATCATAACCCGGAGTCCCTGGCCATCCGGATCGAGACCCATGGGAAAGTCCTGGTCTACTCTGGAGACACAGATTTTTCTGAAGACTTGGTCAATCTGGCCCGGGGGGCTGACATGCTAATCTGTGAGTCTTCAACCCCTGAGGGCATGAAGATCACTGGCCATCTCACCCCTTCTTTAGCCGGTCGCATAGCCCAAGAGGCCCGGGTAAAGAAACTTCTTCTAACCCATTTCTATCCCCCTTGTGAGGAGGCCGATATCCTTGAATCCTGTGGTCAAGAATTCTCCGGAGAGATAATTTTGGCCCAGGATCTGGCCACTTACCAGCTCTAA